The Fulvivirga ligni genome window below encodes:
- a CDS encoding helix-turn-helix domain-containing protein, which translates to MEDYNKIIESLGIKFVKSNNIKVLHPFTIKDYQDTENTILILKKGSVRFGEEEEVLTEGHALFIPAVRNTPLTFGNVDDRSPELTLEEFGYKQAEYFRTSVEDPSAVPVADFTSIVFETKVFDTVNFFTALDIPPFSLENTKINNVIYEIIKEQENKLEGNQRVVKIKTELLVVEIVRHIIENRLFVEQMATNSTYFKDPRLIKLFKYIKDNLSGELTNKKLSEVADVSEDYVGQYFKTLTGINPQDYIEYQRMENAVNLLRTTKMSIRDIGKACGYKDTAYFCRRFKMMYGIPAGKMRKRETLMNV; encoded by the coding sequence ATGGAAGATTACAACAAAATAATTGAATCCTTAGGAATTAAGTTCGTAAAGTCCAATAATATTAAGGTATTGCACCCTTTTACTATTAAGGACTATCAGGACACGGAGAACACAATTTTAATCCTTAAGAAGGGAAGTGTAAGGTTTGGAGAAGAAGAGGAAGTGTTAACAGAGGGGCATGCACTATTTATTCCTGCAGTTAGAAATACGCCTTTAACTTTTGGGAATGTGGATGATAGAAGTCCTGAGCTAACTTTAGAAGAGTTTGGTTATAAGCAAGCGGAGTACTTTAGGACTAGCGTAGAAGATCCTTCAGCAGTGCCAGTGGCAGATTTTACTTCAATTGTTTTTGAAACTAAAGTTTTCGATACAGTTAACTTCTTTACTGCCTTAGATATACCTCCATTCTCTTTGGAGAACACTAAGATTAATAATGTCATTTATGAAATTATTAAAGAGCAGGAGAATAAGCTAGAAGGAAATCAGCGTGTTGTTAAAATTAAAACTGAGCTTTTAGTTGTAGAAATCGTAAGACACATCATTGAGAACAGACTGTTTGTGGAGCAAATGGCTACTAACAGTACTTACTTCAAAGATCCTCGTTTAATAAAGCTATTCAAGTATATCAAAGATAACTTGTCTGGTGAGCTTACAAACAAGAAGTTATCTGAAGTAGCAGATGTATCGGAAGATTACGTAGGTCAGTACTTTAAGACCTTAACAGGTATCAATCCACAGGATTATATCGAATATCAAAGAATGGAAAATGCGGTGAATCTTCTAAGAACCACCAAAATGAGCATCAGAGATATTGGTAAAGCGTGTGGTTATAAAGATACAGCTTATTTCTGTCGCAGATTTAAGATGATGTATGGTATACCTGCAGGAAAAATGAGAAAAAGAGAAACTTTAATGAATGTTTAG
- a CDS encoding Na/Pi symporter, translating to MSPAQKKNIALQTLIIIGAPLIFLFSIDLMGEAFNHLGRGVAESILFATSNPFIGLFIGLLITAIIQSSSTSTSMIVALVASGSITIAEAVPMIMGANIGTTLTSTIVSLGYITKKTEFRRAIAAGTVHDFFNIFTALILFPLEYYYGFISSSSQYIANLLVHNNENAALNEYGFKLFRSIPLTSFVIEKINNGLIGIALSFILLFGSIKMLSKVISKLIIGESQEKLRNFIFNNSAKSFFWGAGLTAAVQSSSVTTSLVVPFVATGRISLKKVTPFIFGANIGTTITAFIAVLFKSNAVISIAITHLLFNLIGVIIFLPFPFMRRIPMRVAVMFGKLTMNYRITGFIYIILTFFLIPFTLIYFNNNASKVNELTYSVNDNGSHYEKTVIARRSVNTKNVMWQPASQENETSDLQNSKVLNIYRNKNLLFINNRFFLINKPGFCWDDENAKGKFQTCITEILPEWNSQVSSDSVFVYTRKFYNSELSTYNYKYYISIKEQLLLKIEKLNQDKEVIFSTELTQVNRD from the coding sequence TTGTCACCAGCGCAGAAGAAAAATATTGCTCTACAAACCTTAATCATTATAGGTGCTCCACTTATATTTCTATTTTCAATAGATCTTATGGGTGAGGCCTTTAACCATTTGGGTCGTGGCGTGGCAGAATCTATCCTATTTGCAACCTCTAACCCTTTTATTGGGCTTTTTATAGGCTTATTAATTACAGCCATCATCCAAAGTAGCTCTACCAGTACTTCTATGATTGTAGCTCTGGTAGCTTCCGGATCGATAACTATAGCCGAAGCGGTGCCTATGATTATGGGAGCCAACATTGGTACTACACTTACCAGCACCATTGTATCTTTAGGTTATATTACCAAGAAAACAGAGTTCAGAAGAGCCATAGCAGCCGGTACGGTACATGACTTTTTCAATATCTTCACCGCGCTTATTCTATTTCCTTTAGAGTATTATTACGGTTTTATCTCTTCGTCATCTCAGTATATAGCCAATTTACTGGTTCATAACAATGAGAATGCAGCACTCAATGAGTACGGTTTCAAGTTATTCAGATCCATACCTCTTACCTCATTTGTTATCGAGAAGATTAATAATGGCCTGATAGGAATTGCATTATCATTCATTTTGCTATTTGGATCAATCAAGATGCTCTCTAAAGTCATCTCTAAATTAATCATAGGTGAATCTCAGGAGAAGCTCAGAAATTTCATTTTTAACAACTCTGCCAAGTCATTTTTTTGGGGAGCGGGGTTAACCGCGGCGGTACAATCTAGTTCTGTAACTACCTCACTAGTAGTTCCTTTTGTAGCCACTGGAAGAATCTCTTTAAAGAAAGTAACTCCATTCATTTTCGGAGCAAACATAGGCACCACCATTACAGCCTTTATCGCGGTACTATTTAAATCTAATGCTGTAATCAGTATTGCTATTACTCACTTGTTATTCAACCTGATTGGGGTTATCATATTTCTACCTTTCCCTTTCATGAGGCGAATACCTATGAGAGTGGCTGTGATGTTTGGTAAGCTTACCATGAACTATAGGATAACCGGGTTTATCTACATCATTCTCACATTCTTCCTTATTCCATTTACACTTATTTATTTCAATAATAACGCGTCAAAAGTGAATGAATTGACCTATTCGGTTAATGACAATGGAAGCCACTATGAAAAGACAGTAATAGCCAGGAGAAGTGTTAATACGAAAAATGTAATGTGGCAGCCGGCCTCTCAGGAAAATGAAACGTCAGACCTTCAAAACAGTAAGGTTTTAAATATTTATAGAAATAAAAATCTCCTTTTTATCAACAATAGATTCTTCCTCATTAACAAACCTGGTTTTTGCTGGGATGATGAAAATGCTAAAGGGAAATTTCAAACCTGTATTACTGAGATCCTGCCAGAATGGAATTCTCAGGTCTCCAGCGATTCTGTATTTGTCTACACTAGAAAATTTTACAATTCAGAGCTCTCTACCTATAATTATAAGTACTACATAAGCATAAAAGAGCAACTCTTACTGAAAATTGAAAAACTAAATCAAGACAAAGAAGTTATCTTCTCTACAGAGCTTACCCAAGTTAATAGAGACTAA
- the secA gene encoding preprotein translocase subunit SecA, giving the protein MLKFITKVFGGTKSEKDIKQLMPIVEKVNQQYAQLSGLSDDELRGKTKEVQDTIDSSLKSIDDQIAALHQKIEDNPDLDINEKEDVFSEIDKLEEDRNKDLETVLMEVLPLGFAIVKETARRFKENSQLKVTATLMDKSLAAKKSNVELDGDMAIWHNKWIAAGNEITWEMLHYDVQIIGGIVLHQGKIAEMATGEGKTLVATLPAFLNALAKRGVHVVTVNDYLAKRDSEWMAPIFEFHGLTIDCVDKHEPNSDERRNAYNADITYGTNNEFGFDYLRDNMSRDPKELVQRKHHFAMVDEVDSVLIDEARTPLIISGPVPRGDEHEFYDLKPRISKLVDAQRKLVSQFLIDAKKLMNDGDEKEGGLALFRAYRGLPKHKPLIKYLSETGVRQILQKTENYYLQDNQKMMPEADEPLFFTIDEKHNSIELTEKGIDLITGEGEDPNFFIMPDIGTEIADLEKDEVLSDEEKVSKKDVLIKDYSEKSQRIHSVNQLLKAYTLFEKDTEYIIVDGKVKIVDEQTGRVMDGRRYSDGLHQAIEAKENVKVEDATQTYATITLQNYFRMYHKLAGMTGTAETEAGEFWEIYKLDVVVIPTNRPIARADKQDMVYKTIREKFNAVVDEIVVLTEEGRPVLVGTTSVEISELLSRMLNMRKIQHQVLNAKQHQREAEVVAAAGKPGTVTIATNMAGRGTDIKLAPESKAAGGLAIIGTERHESRRVDRQLRGRSGRQGDPGSSQFFVSLEDNLMRMFMPERIAKVMDRLGLQEGEVISHSMVTKSIERAQKKVEENNFGIRKRLLEYDDVMNSQREVIYKRRKNALFGERLQLDIMNMLFDTCEDIVLNNAGNYESFKLTVLGVLSIDFEISKEDFEKVNPDTLTHNLYEQAYEHYKKKNADIAQKSFPIIKNIEETRGATIENILVPFTDGKKQVGVSASLKKCIATENRELINAMEKMVTLALIDQLWKEHLREMDDLKQSVQNAVYEQKDPLLIYKFEGFELFKRFIAKVNEDTISFLVKADLPVQEAGDVKEARSTQQRRQKLKEQKDESKSLLSGGNSEAAAASANRPPAEKTMPIKAEKTAGRNDKVTVQYMDGSILKDVKYKKVEEDIRNNKCVVIEE; this is encoded by the coding sequence ATGTTAAAATTTATAACGAAGGTATTTGGCGGAACTAAATCCGAAAAGGATATCAAACAATTGATGCCAATTGTTGAGAAAGTCAACCAGCAATATGCTCAATTAAGTGGATTAAGCGATGATGAACTGAGAGGTAAAACCAAAGAAGTACAAGATACCATCGACTCCTCGTTAAAATCAATTGATGATCAAATAGCTGCTCTTCATCAAAAAATAGAAGACAATCCAGATCTTGATATTAATGAAAAAGAAGATGTTTTTTCTGAGATAGATAAACTGGAAGAAGATAGAAACAAAGACCTGGAAACTGTTCTTATGGAAGTGCTTCCACTGGGCTTTGCTATTGTAAAAGAAACTGCTCGTAGGTTTAAAGAAAACAGCCAGCTAAAAGTTACAGCCACATTAATGGATAAGAGCCTGGCGGCTAAAAAATCTAACGTAGAATTAGATGGTGACATGGCCATCTGGCATAACAAATGGATTGCTGCCGGTAATGAAATTACCTGGGAGATGCTTCATTATGACGTGCAGATCATAGGTGGTATTGTTCTTCATCAAGGTAAAATTGCTGAGATGGCTACTGGTGAAGGTAAAACTTTGGTAGCAACATTACCTGCTTTCTTAAATGCTCTTGCCAAGAGAGGTGTTCACGTAGTAACTGTTAACGATTACCTTGCAAAACGTGATAGTGAGTGGATGGCTCCAATCTTTGAGTTCCATGGTTTAACTATTGACTGTGTGGATAAGCATGAGCCTAACTCTGATGAGAGAAGAAACGCTTACAATGCAGACATCACTTATGGTACCAATAACGAGTTTGGTTTTGACTACCTGCGTGACAATATGTCAAGAGATCCTAAAGAGCTGGTACAGAGAAAGCATCACTTCGCCATGGTGGATGAGGTTGACTCAGTACTAATTGATGAAGCCAGAACACCACTAATCATTTCTGGACCTGTTCCCAGAGGTGATGAACACGAATTTTATGATTTAAAACCGCGCATCAGCAAGCTGGTAGATGCTCAAAGAAAACTAGTATCTCAGTTTTTAATTGATGCCAAGAAATTAATGAATGATGGAGACGAAAAAGAAGGCGGTCTTGCATTATTCAGAGCATACAGAGGTTTACCTAAGCATAAGCCTTTGATTAAATATTTAAGTGAAACAGGAGTTCGTCAGATCCTTCAAAAAACTGAAAACTACTACCTACAGGATAATCAAAAAATGATGCCTGAGGCTGATGAACCATTGTTCTTCACTATTGATGAGAAACATAATAGCATAGAGCTTACTGAAAAAGGAATTGACCTTATTACAGGTGAAGGTGAAGATCCTAACTTCTTTATCATGCCTGATATCGGTACAGAAATAGCTGATCTTGAGAAAGATGAAGTACTTTCTGATGAAGAAAAGGTAAGCAAGAAAGATGTTCTTATTAAAGACTATTCTGAAAAGTCGCAAAGAATTCACTCGGTAAACCAGTTATTAAAAGCTTACACTCTATTTGAAAAAGATACTGAATACATCATTGTAGATGGAAAAGTAAAGATTGTAGATGAGCAGACTGGTCGTGTAATGGATGGAAGAAGATATTCTGACGGATTACACCAGGCTATTGAAGCTAAAGAAAATGTAAAGGTAGAAGATGCCACACAGACATACGCTACCATTACCTTACAGAACTACTTCCGTATGTACCACAAACTCGCTGGTATGACGGGTACTGCAGAAACTGAAGCTGGCGAGTTCTGGGAAATTTATAAACTTGACGTCGTTGTAATTCCTACTAACAGACCTATAGCCAGAGCAGATAAGCAGGATATGGTTTACAAAACCATACGTGAAAAATTCAATGCTGTAGTAGATGAAATTGTAGTGCTTACAGAAGAAGGCCGACCTGTCTTGGTAGGTACCACTTCGGTAGAAATTTCTGAGCTCCTTAGCCGTATGCTTAACATGCGCAAAATTCAGCACCAAGTTCTAAACGCTAAGCAACACCAGCGAGAGGCAGAAGTTGTAGCTGCTGCTGGTAAGCCAGGTACAGTAACTATTGCTACTAACATGGCTGGTAGAGGTACGGATATTAAATTGGCTCCAGAATCTAAAGCTGCCGGTGGTTTGGCCATTATTGGTACAGAAAGACACGAATCAAGACGTGTAGACAGACAGCTACGTGGTAGATCTGGTAGACAAGGAGATCCAGGTTCTTCTCAGTTCTTCGTATCTCTTGAAGATAACCTGATGCGTATGTTCATGCCAGAAAGAATAGCTAAGGTTATGGATAGATTAGGACTACAGGAAGGTGAAGTGATTTCACACTCTATGGTAACTAAGTCTATAGAAAGAGCTCAGAAGAAAGTAGAAGAAAACAACTTCGGTATAAGAAAAAGACTTCTTGAATATGATGATGTAATGAACTCTCAAAGAGAGGTTATTTACAAGCGTAGAAAGAATGCTCTTTTCGGAGAAAGACTACAGCTTGATATCATGAACATGCTGTTTGATACTTGTGAAGACATAGTATTAAACAATGCTGGCAACTACGAAAGCTTTAAACTTACTGTATTAGGGGTTTTAAGTATTGACTTTGAAATCAGTAAAGAAGATTTTGAAAAGGTTAATCCTGACACTCTAACCCACAACTTATACGAGCAGGCTTATGAGCATTATAAAAAGAAAAATGCCGATATAGCACAAAAGTCTTTCCCTATCATAAAAAATATAGAAGAGACCAGAGGTGCTACTATTGAAAACATTCTTGTACCATTTACGGATGGCAAGAAACAAGTAGGTGTTTCTGCCAGCCTTAAAAAGTGTATTGCCACTGAAAACCGTGAGCTGATCAATGCCATGGAGAAAATGGTAACGCTGGCCCTTATTGATCAACTTTGGAAAGAGCACCTGAGAGAAATGGATGACTTGAAACAAAGTGTTCAAAATGCGGTTTATGAACAAAAGGATCCTCTATTAATATACAAATTTGAAGGTTTCGAATTGTTCAAAAGGTTCATTGCTAAAGTAAATGAAGATACCATCTCATTCTTAGTGAAAGCTGATTTACCAGTTCAGGAAGCGGGTGATGTGAAGGAAGCAAGAAGCACACAGCAGCGCAGGCAAAAGCTAAAAGAACAAAAAGATGAGTCTAAGTCACTACTTAGTGGTGGAAACTCAGAGGCTGCTGCAGCTAGTGCAAACAGACCACCAGCTGAAAAAACAATGCCTATTAAGGCTGAGAAAACAGCTGGAAGAAACGATAAAGTGACCGTTCAATATATGGATGGAAGCATTTTAAAAGATGTGAAGTATAAAAAAGTAGAAGAAGATATCAGAAACAACAAGTGTGTAGTTATAGAGGAATAA
- the dapF gene encoding diaminopimelate epimerase yields the protein MKEINFYKYQATGNDFILIDNRQAKFELSKEEISFLCDRKFGIGSDGLMLIQDHADYDFELIFYNPDSSQSLCGNGSRCAVNFAKFLGIIDSKTNFLAYDGGHEAEILANNEVRLKMADVQNVRLMSDGIFVDTGSPHLIKYVINIDTYRVYDQGKAIRNGGLFKEAGVNVNFVQVTGENQIFVRTYERGVENETLSCGTGVTAAALASSTKDLQSPVKVNTMGGNLSVDFIKNEDNSFSEVYLTGPAKQVFQGSLELKNI from the coding sequence ATGAAGGAGATTAATTTTTATAAATATCAGGCCACAGGCAATGATTTCATACTTATAGACAATAGACAAGCAAAATTTGAACTCTCTAAAGAGGAAATCTCCTTTTTGTGCGATCGTAAATTTGGAATAGGTTCTGACGGCCTCATGCTTATACAAGACCATGCAGACTACGACTTTGAGCTCATATTTTACAACCCAGACAGCAGCCAAAGTTTATGCGGCAATGGTAGTCGCTGTGCTGTAAATTTCGCCAAGTTTTTAGGCATAATTGATTCAAAGACCAATTTCCTGGCATATGATGGTGGCCATGAAGCAGAAATATTGGCAAACAATGAAGTGCGTTTAAAAATGGCCGACGTACAAAATGTCAGGTTAATGTCTGATGGTATATTTGTTGATACAGGTTCACCACATCTGATCAAGTATGTGATTAACATTGATACTTATAGGGTGTATGATCAAGGAAAAGCCATAAGAAATGGCGGTCTGTTTAAAGAAGCAGGGGTAAATGTTAATTTCGTGCAGGTTACAGGTGAGAACCAGATCTTTGTAAGAACCTATGAGAGAGGCGTTGAAAACGAAACTCTTTCTTGCGGCACTGGTGTTACAGCTGCCGCTTTGGCATCTAGTACTAAAGATTTACAATCTCCAGTGAAAGTCAACACTATGGGCGGCAACCTCTCTGTTGATTTCATAAAAAATGAAGACAATAGCTTTAGCGAAGTATATCTGACTGGTCCGGCCAAGCAGGTTTTCCAGGGATCATTAGAATTGAAGAATATTTAG
- a CDS encoding phage holin family protein, which produces MREKKGLLSFLKVDNLIDHISDFMESKIEVYKMEVKEEVAELLSKAIVTALLALIGSFFVLFLNVAIGYYLGYVFNNIFYGFLTVSGFYLLVFIIFLLLRNQLGLKELIEKKLTKLLKIKS; this is translated from the coding sequence GTGAGAGAAAAAAAAGGTTTGCTAAGTTTCTTAAAAGTAGATAATCTAATAGACCACATATCTGACTTTATGGAGTCGAAAATTGAGGTCTATAAAATGGAGGTGAAGGAAGAAGTGGCCGAACTTCTATCTAAAGCCATAGTCACTGCCTTACTGGCACTTATTGGTTCATTTTTCGTACTTTTCTTGAATGTAGCCATTGGCTACTACTTAGGATATGTGTTTAATAATATATTTTATGGCTTCTTGACCGTTTCAGGGTTTTATTTGTTAGTTTTTATTATCTTTTTATTGTTACGAAACCAACTTGGGCTTAAAGAGTTAATAGAGAAAAAGCTAACCAAACTACTAAAGATTAAGAGCTAA
- a CDS encoding M20 metallopeptidase family protein: protein MSLKDKIKELAKSNASDIIKVRRHIHANPELSYEEYNTAKFVATQLKEMGITPKEGVAKTGLSAVIEGKNPDKKVIALRADMDALPIIEANDVEYKSKNEGVMHACGHDAHTASLLGAARILQSLKDEFEGSVKLIFQPGEERNPGGASLMIKDGVLKNPSPVNIHGQHVMPLIPVGKVGFREGMYMASCDEIYLKIKGKGGHGAVPELAVDPVLITSHIIVALQQVISRNASPKTPTVLSFGRVIADGATNIIPNEVNVAGTFRAMNEEWRADALQRITKMAEGIAESMGGSCEVNISHGYPYLENDPDLTRVSRKAAEDYLGKENVVDLDLWMGAEDFAYYTHEVPACFYRLGTRNEAKGITSYVHTPTFNIDEDALEIGAGLMAWIAISELNN, encoded by the coding sequence ATGTCATTAAAAGATAAAATAAAAGAGCTGGCAAAATCCAATGCCAGTGACATTATTAAGGTAAGAAGACATATTCATGCTAATCCAGAGCTTTCATATGAGGAGTACAACACTGCGAAGTTTGTAGCTACTCAGTTGAAAGAAATGGGCATTACCCCGAAAGAGGGAGTGGCCAAAACAGGATTATCGGCAGTGATTGAAGGCAAAAACCCTGACAAAAAGGTTATTGCCTTAAGAGCTGATATGGATGCCTTACCTATTATTGAAGCGAATGACGTTGAGTATAAATCAAAAAATGAAGGAGTAATGCATGCCTGCGGGCATGATGCTCATACGGCATCATTACTAGGTGCTGCCAGGATTTTACAGTCTTTAAAAGATGAATTTGAAGGATCTGTAAAATTAATTTTCCAACCAGGAGAAGAGCGAAACCCCGGTGGAGCATCACTCATGATTAAAGATGGCGTTTTAAAAAATCCATCACCAGTAAATATTCATGGCCAGCACGTTATGCCTCTTATCCCTGTTGGTAAGGTTGGTTTTCGTGAGGGAATGTACATGGCCAGCTGTGATGAGATTTATCTTAAAATAAAAGGCAAAGGTGGTCATGGGGCTGTCCCTGAGCTAGCTGTTGATCCTGTTTTAATTACATCGCACATTATTGTAGCCTTGCAGCAGGTGATCAGTAGAAATGCCAGCCCTAAAACCCCAACGGTGCTATCCTTCGGAAGAGTAATCGCTGATGGGGCCACTAATATCATTCCTAACGAAGTGAATGTAGCTGGTACATTCAGAGCTATGAATGAAGAATGGAGAGCTGATGCCTTGCAGAGAATTACCAAGATGGCTGAAGGCATTGCTGAGTCAATGGGCGGATCATGTGAAGTGAATATATCTCACGGCTACCCTTACCTGGAAAATGATCCAGATCTGACCAGGGTCTCCAGAAAAGCAGCTGAGGATTATCTTGGTAAAGAAAATGTAGTTGATCTCGATCTATGGATGGGAGCCGAAGATTTCGCTTATTATACGCACGAAGTTCCGGCTTGTTTTTACCGCTTAGGCACTAGAAATGAGGCTAAAGGAATAACCTCATATGTGCATACCCCTACGTTCAATATTGATGAAGACGCCTTGGAAATAGGCGCCGGCCTTATGGCTTGGATAGCAATAAGCGAGCTTAATAATTAG
- a CDS encoding Na/Pi cotransporter family protein gives MEYSLFDILTLLGSLGFFIYGMKVMSEGIQKVAGGKMRQILRAMTTHRLAGVFTGFLLTSLVQSSSATTVMVVSFVNAGLLSLVESIGVIMGANIGTTITAWIISIVGFKVKIAAAALPIIAIGAPLLFASRSRIKSWGEVIIGFALLFMGLEALKGSVPDLKANPEVLEFLATYTDAGFFSILMFVGIGTILTIIVQSSSATMALTLVMANQGWISFDLAAAMVLGENIGTTITANLAAMVANVHAKRAARAHFIFNIFGVVWMLILFHVFLNGIDWYMENYRGVSPFEDPEAIPIALSIFHSVFNIINVALLIGFTKQIAALVTKMVKASKDGEEFKLEYITTPLLSTPDISLEEARKEIAKFAELTKRMSGYVQNLLKHKKNKERSKMMRKIKKYEEITDRVEVEIANYLSKLSTSNLGNDASLRLRGMLAIINDLERIGDLFYQMSLAIDRKSDSDSWFNETQIDSLIALLELLDEAFDVMIENLNKDYTQVTLNTAIEKEVAINKKRDKIRKKHLKNIEKRDYDVMSGIVYGDLYNLIERVGDHIINVSEAVTGELAKDEEDVITAS, from the coding sequence ATGGAGTATAGTTTATTCGATATCCTCACTCTTTTAGGTTCGTTAGGATTCTTTATCTACGGAATGAAAGTAATGAGTGAAGGAATCCAGAAGGTAGCAGGGGGGAAAATGCGACAGATTCTTCGTGCTATGACTACGCACAGATTGGCCGGGGTATTTACCGGTTTTTTACTTACTAGTCTGGTGCAGTCGTCTTCAGCCACTACGGTAATGGTGGTTAGCTTCGTAAATGCTGGACTTTTATCTCTTGTAGAATCCATAGGGGTAATTATGGGGGCCAATATTGGTACTACCATCACTGCTTGGATTATATCTATCGTAGGTTTTAAAGTTAAAATAGCTGCTGCGGCATTACCAATCATTGCTATTGGTGCTCCTTTGTTATTTGCTTCCAGATCTAGAATTAAGTCATGGGGGGAGGTTATCATAGGATTTGCCCTTCTATTTATGGGATTGGAAGCTCTAAAAGGCTCAGTTCCTGATTTGAAAGCTAACCCTGAAGTACTTGAGTTCTTAGCTACTTATACCGATGCAGGTTTCTTCTCTATACTCATGTTTGTGGGTATAGGTACAATACTTACCATCATTGTTCAATCATCTAGTGCTACTATGGCACTTACTTTGGTAATGGCTAATCAGGGCTGGATATCTTTTGATCTGGCTGCTGCAATGGTTTTAGGTGAAAATATTGGTACTACCATCACGGCAAACCTTGCAGCTATGGTAGCTAACGTTCACGCCAAAAGAGCCGCAAGAGCACACTTTATATTCAACATTTTCGGAGTAGTATGGATGCTTATCTTGTTCCACGTATTTTTAAATGGAATAGATTGGTACATGGAGAACTACAGAGGAGTTTCACCATTTGAAGATCCTGAAGCTATTCCTATCGCTCTATCTATTTTCCATTCGGTATTTAACATTATCAACGTAGCACTACTCATTGGTTTCACTAAGCAGATAGCAGCGCTAGTTACTAAGATGGTAAAAGCCTCTAAAGATGGAGAGGAGTTTAAGTTGGAATACATTACTACGCCATTATTGTCTACACCTGACATTAGCCTGGAAGAAGCCAGGAAGGAAATAGCAAAATTTGCTGAACTTACTAAGCGCATGTCTGGCTACGTTCAAAATCTTCTTAAGCACAAAAAGAACAAAGAGCGTAGCAAAATGATGCGTAAGATTAAGAAGTATGAGGAGATTACTGACAGAGTGGAGGTTGAAATTGCTAACTATCTATCCAAGTTATCTACTTCTAATCTAGGTAATGATGCTTCATTGAGACTTAGAGGAATGCTGGCCATTATCAATGATTTAGAGAGAATAGGTGATTTATTCTACCAAATGTCATTGGCTATAGATCGTAAAAGCGACAGTGATAGCTGGTTTAACGAGACTCAAATTGATAGTTTAATAGCTCTTTTAGAGTTATTGGATGAGGCCTTTGATGTAATGATCGAAAACCTGAATAAAGACTATACTCAGGTTACTCTTAATACAGCCATTGAAAAGGAAGTGGCTATTAATAAGAAGAGAGATAAGATCAGGAAAAAGCACCTTAAGAATATCGAAAAGCGAGACTACGATGTAATGAGTGGAATCGTGTATGGAGATCTTTATAACCTCATCGAAAGAGTGGGAGATCACATCATTAATGTGTCTGAGGCAGTTACTGGTGAACTAGCTAAGGACGAAGAAGATGTAATAACAGCGAGCTAA
- a CDS encoding geranylgeranylglyceryl/heptaprenylglyceryl phosphate synthase, translated as MSNILTTLSERRTTGQKSLALLIDPDKVEDQKDLIHLLNLAKECYVDFIFVGGSLITQSNLGKIIHTIKQQCTIPTVLFPGSNMHVDLSADAILFLSLISGRNPEFLIGQHVVAAPILKNSGIEILPTGYMLVNSDITSAVSYMSNTSPIPPDKYSVAACTAMAGEMLGLKLIFMDAGSGTKTAITPKMISHVKRSISIPLIVGGGIDTANKAKLSLEAGADMIVIGNAAEKNPNLVIEVSEKIYDFNKSLNIH; from the coding sequence ATGAGCAATATTCTGACCACGCTCAGTGAGCGAAGAACAACAGGACAAAAGTCATTAGCATTATTAATTGACCCGGATAAAGTAGAGGATCAGAAAGATTTGATCCACTTATTAAATCTGGCCAAGGAATGCTATGTAGATTTTATTTTTGTTGGTGGTAGCCTCATCACTCAGAGTAATCTGGGAAAGATAATTCATACTATTAAGCAGCAGTGCACCATTCCCACTGTACTTTTCCCTGGCAGTAATATGCACGTAGACCTAAGTGCAGATGCCATTCTGTTTTTAAGCCTGATTTCAGGTCGCAATCCAGAATTTCTCATAGGACAGCATGTGGTAGCTGCTCCTATTTTAAAAAACAGCGGCATTGAAATACTCCCTACAGGATATATGCTGGTGAATTCTGATATCACCTCGGCGGTATCCTATATGAGCAATACCTCGCCTATTCCTCCAGACAAATACTCAGTGGCAGCTTGTACAGCCATGGCTGGTGAAATGCTTGGGTTAAAACTCATTTTTATGGATGCAGGCAGCGGCACTAAAACGGCCATTACGCCTAAAATGATCTCTCATGTAAAAAGATCAATTAGTATCCCTTTGATTGTAGGAGGTGGAATAGACACCGCTAATAAGGCAAAACTATCATTAGAAGCTGGTGCTGATATGATTGTTATTGGCAATGCGGCAGAAAAAAACCCCAATCTTGTGATTGAGGTTTCTGAAAAGATTTATGATTTTAACAAAAGTCTAAACATTCATTAA